The genomic window CACTGCAAAGGCAGCATACCAGATTTGGGATAAATATGAGGCTGAAGGTTGCAGACAAGAGTCTTCATGTATAGGTTGGGTTTCTCTGTAACAATCTTCCAGCTCCTTCCTGATGGTTGTGTCACGAATGAGATTTTGTTACACGGCTTTGGTTTAGCagcaatttaagatttattaatattttttagatAGATCACAAGATTAGGTTGTATGACTTTAACAGTACTTAATTATGAACCAATTTAACAGAGTGATTCGATGGAATCTGTTACAATCAGATTTGCGACTCAGTTAAAGATTCGAAAATGGCAAGGATCACCCAAAACTTACAGCAGGGCTGTACACAAATGGAGGTTAAATCAAatcacacacacgcacagacagataaaacagttctgaaccacacagacagaaaaaatagttCCAAACCAAATCACAGAGAGATGGGCAAAATAGTTCcaaaccaaactgcaaatgcacatgcacagaTACAACCCacgtgtgcgcacacacacacacagaggttaACCTATGATTAAGATTTCCCTCTCGTGAGTTTCACGAATTACTCACTTTTATGTGCCGGCATTCATCAACGGACAGTCAGTAAACCTTGTGAAATCTGGCCTTTAAGTCCTTGCAAAATCTACCCTGAGAGGCGTCCCAGCTCAGGGGGAGATACTGGGTCACACAGCCCGCTGCAGTCCcagagagctcaaagggtctctCCTTGGATGGCTATTTATAGGGTCTCGACATGATTGGCTTTGgtcattattttacattctggCCACAATTTGTGCTGAGTCATTCTGATATACAATTCAGGCAGCAGATGGCCCAGGTGTGGCCAAAGAGTGCCTGACTCCCAAAAGTCTCTGCACTTGTAATCAAGATAACAGCACAATGGGAGGTTTTCCCAAAGCATGCATGGCTTATCCTGAGATCTCAGAGTGGCCTGGGGGGCTGCACCACCACAGGTTGACCCTTGCATGGATTTCATTAAATCCTGGTATACTTCCCTGATGGTTGTATTTCACTCTCCATAGCCAACGTCTCATTGTGTCATATTGTTGCTAGAAGTACTAGGCCAGAAATATGTGACAGAGGTGTGGGCTGGGGTAGTTACAATAGTATGAGGGGGTAATTTGAAGGTGAGAGCAGGGAATGGGACAGCTAGAGCCATCTCCTCAGGGCCACATCATTCCCCTATTGGGTTATAAGCTAAGAAACCTAGCTTCTGCGTAAGAAACCTAGAAACCAATCAGTCCCACAGCAACAAGAACAAGTGCCTCCTGCCAAACTCCTCTCCATCTGTATCTGTGCCAGGGCCAAGGCTGTACTTCAGCGATGGGGGCTGTGCCAGCTCCACGTGGATCATCTTGCTTGCTTGAGTCTAGCAAGGTACCTACTCCTTCTTGCTTTTAAGGAACGTAGCCCACCCAGCGCCTTGACCTGGACCTTGCTCAGTAGGGCAGTATTTGTATGGTGTAGGCAGACCAGCCTGTCCTGCAACAGAGCCAGGTGGTGCATCCAATGGACACATGAGGCTGAAGGTTGCAGACAAGAGTCTCCACGTATAGgttggtgtggtgggttgaccctggctgggtgccaggtgcccaccaaagccgctctatcactcccccttcttagctggacaggggggagaaaatataacaaaaggctcgtgggtcaagataaggacagtttaataaagtgaaagcaaaggtcgcgcgcgaaagcaaagaaaaacaaatgatattattctctacttcccatcagcaggcgatgtctggccacttcctgggaagcagggcttcagtacgcgtggtggttgctccggaagacaaaaatgccttcccctccgcctccctttacttagcttttatatctgagctgacgtcatatggtatggaatatctgtttggttagtttaggtcagctgtcctggttatgtcccctcccaagatcttgccctgccccagcctgccattgagggagggggcaaaaatgttggggagacagccttgatgctgtgccagcgctgctcagcagtagccaaaacactggtgtgttatcaacacctttctagctactaatgcagagcacagttctatgagggctgctatggggactattaactccatctcagccagacccaatacaatctccaccccttattccataccaattgcgtcatgctcaggtcccacataatttaatacagatgtcttctaaccatgccattgtatttaattctcattactgaaatcccttcttaccaacacttacaactgaaactacatacttaaaccacttttatacccaacatacagatttatataTTCTTAATAactactatcccctgtcctttaagagatagatattccatgggcttcttccactcctccagatgttcacacacaggttatgacttaggccccatccatcaagatgagtggtcagggcaggagaagcagtgtgttcgatcgttgggcaccaacaccggcttggtttgggtcaccgatgcacttgtctggttccttgcgaagttcactcctttgcagttcaggtcattcctgctacattacttcctacaacatacaactcacatcacagattatttttcccccaaggttaaatgtccttgaggcacacatggggtctccccatccttccgctttacccaccaagtacacccaggtccctgagcaaagacgatcccacgaatgggtttgccttttcccatgggaggagaaatccacaccgccttccccagccacttccccatgtgcactatggggaccttatctcctcccacagtatgtaggggttttgtttgggcaggaccaggacggttagcagatcctctggtgttaactagccaagtggcttctgctaaatttgtatcccgatgcttccatgtcccattgcctagtgctctcaacatagtcttcaacagtccattatatctctcaatttttccagatgcttgcgggtgatagggtatgtggtacacccactcaatgccatgtttctttgcccaggagcttatgaggttatttcggaaatgagtcccattgtctggttcaattctttctggggtaccatgtcgccataaaatttgcctttcaaggcctaagatggtgtttcgggcagtggcatggtttacagggtatgtttctagccaaccagtagttgcttccaccatcgtgagtatgtagcgcttgccttggcatgttcgtggcagtggtccaatgtagtcaatttgccaggcctcgccctatcgaaaacccagccaccgccctctgttccagggagactttactctggtggctcgctTGATTGCAgtacatgtttcacattcatgagtgacctgtgtgatggcttccatggtcaggtccacccctcgatcatgagcccatctatatgttgcatgtctccctagatgtcccgatgttTTGTGagcccatcgagctacaaatagctcacccttacgctcccagtccaggtccacctgagctacttctattttggcagccttgtctacctgttcattatttcgatgttcttcagtggcacggcttttgggcatgtgagcatctacatgacgtacctttaaagtcatgtgttctacacgggcagcaatgtcctgccacaatgcagctgcccagatgggtttacccctgcgttgccaattggtcttcttccactgctgtagccacccccatagggcattagccaccatccaggagccagtatagaggtagagtactggccacttttctcgttcagcaatgtctagggctagttggatggctttcacttctgcaaactgacttgactcgccttctccttcagtggcctcaacgacttgttgtgtgggactccacacagcagctttccacttctgatggttccctaccacacgacaggatccatcagtaaacaaagcataacgcctttcgtcttctgataactcattatatggtggtgcctcttgggcacgaggtacctcctcaggcgttgctccaaaatctctgccttctggccagtccatgatctcttccagaattcctgggcggttagATTTCCCCAGTCGAGCTTGTTGTgtgatcaatgctatccacttactccatgtagcgctggttgcatgatgtggagaggggatgtttcctttgcacatccagtgtagcacaggcaatcgtggtgccaagaggagatacgcttctgtaccaacaacttcggaAGCGGCTCAAACCCCCTCATATGCTGctagtgtttctttttcagtcggggtgtagtgggcttctgatcctcggtactcccggctccaaaaccctaatggtcgacctcgggtttctcctggagttttctgccagaggctccagttgagatcatgctccccagctgcagtgtagagtacattttgtacatctgatcctgtccggacaggcccaagagctactgcacgagctatttcctgtctatatgctcaaaggcttgttgttgttcagggccccattcaaaatagttctttttccgtgttactcgatagagagggctcacaagctgactataacctggaatatgcattctccagaaccccacaaggcctaggaaagcttgtgtttccttcttgttagctggtggagacatagttgctatcttgttgaccacatccatagggacatgatggcgtccatcctgccattttattcccaagaactgaatctcctgtgcaggtcccttgaccttgcttttctttatggcgaaaccagctttcagaagaaacagaattattctttttcccttctcaaacacttcttctgcctcgttgccccacacgatgatgtcatctatgtattgtagatgttcaggggcatcgccctgttccagtgccatttggattagtccgtgacaaacggtagggctgtgcttccacccctggggcagtcgattccaggtgtattggacacctctccacgtgaaagcaaactgtggcctgcactctgctgccaaaggaatggagaaaaatgcattggcaatatcaattgtagcataccacgtggctgcctttgatgccagttcttattggagctctaacatgtctggtacagcagcactcagtggtggtgtcactTCGTTCAGGCCgtgataatctactgttaacctccaccctccatcagacttttgcactggccatatgggactattaaaaggtgaatgagtcttgctgatgactccttggctctctagttgatgaatcagctcacgaatgggagccagggagtctcggtttgtgCGATATTGCCACCagtgcaccgtcctggtagcgattggcacctgctgttcttcaactcgcagcaatcccacaatgaagggatcttccgagaggccaggcagggtagatagctgtttgatcttctctgtgtttacaatggctacaccaaaagcccatcagtacccctttgggtccttgaagtaccctctcttgaggtagtctatgccaaggatacaagtggcctctgggccggtcacaatggggtgcttttcccacttgtcccctgtcaagctcacttcagcctccaatacagtcaattcttggcatccccctgtcactccagagatccaggtgggttctgtgcccctgtaccctgatggcaccagcgtacactgtgcaccagtgtctaccaaagccttatacctctgtgggtctgatgtgccaggccattcaatccacacagtccagtatatccggtcatccctttcctcctcctggccgaaggcagggaccctctattgctgttcctcatcagagtattcactgtctgacccttgcggtgccagaccagaagtcccctcaccagaatcaagggaggtggtttcagttcttctatgcctggaggatcgctgattgctttcttgggcctctacagcaacgaCACTGACAGCCgccttcttgggtgaccccttcttaacagctgtcttccctctcagttcacgtacgcgggcttccagcttaaaggtgggttcaccatcccacttcctcatgtcctccccttggtcacgcaggaagaaccagagcataccacgtggcatacgccttgggctccctttccctctgaccggagcaggagaggactgatttcttggagcatccctaacagccaaggcactgtcctgtagggatgaggagacacagagattttcttcaaagttttggagccaagatgacactttctccacagttggtgtttccatatctgggcaatacattgctgccaagctgttagaatacgacgctggggcaccttgaatcaccttccTCCACATGGcctgtgtgcacaggacatcctctggatcttttgagacttcctcatcatctagatcactgtagatgacttccaccactgctaactctctcaggtactggatgccttcatctgcggtagtccacttttctgaggaattcacaagatcttccttgaatggatatcttgccctcacacttgagaggagctgGCTCCAGAGGCTGCAAATTactgcttcttttccaattcctctttcaattccccggtttctagcgagggatcccagctgttgggcttccttgccttccagtagctgactgtcggccccattatcccagcatcggagcagccaggcagcgatccgctcacctggctggcggctgtagtctttccgcaagtcccgaagttctgaggacgtcagggaccgggtagtttccgcttcctgtttaagttccttcactccttcctccaatttctttattgaaggaccagCTTCTAGAttaaggctttcctcttcttcttcttccctcactaaTCGATGTtatggacctgttgatctccttgtccactgtttctttttcactactggggcaattactgtggtggttgttgttgtttgggtccctatctcaagcatggtgtcctcagatgcagtctgggtccctgcctcaaccgtggtcctctgagagtgttgaactatggctcggtaggcataggccaggccccagtacagtgcgagaagctgctggttttcattgggataggcaaggcacctTTCTATCAGGTGGCGGcgccagtttgccagggttgcttgcctgttggggtgtaaagtcccagattatgggaggtgataaccgtcctaggaatctgcccaaatccttccatataccctgccacccagggaccggtcgcttgagggcacatttcagtattgcctcacccgaaacttgtcttctcttataccaggatgagaccagattccacaatacccataatacaccaccagtattaattattagtattgaacaactcacataagggtgaacaaggacctcaggagcctgcataataaaaccattcacatcaatgcctggtagggagagggagatgtgttccctcatctcctccacaagatagctcccaaGATATCACAAGAtagcaaagccatcagtgccaggacaaagcacatagatattatttgtattagcatgttcccgagttccttcattctccccacaagatagctcccgcagcacaaaaaagccatcagtgccaaggcaaagcacacagccattatttgcattaccatgttcccaaactcagcaaggtagagataagcaagcagccaacaagctccgtgacctgcacaggagcttgccacttaataactagctatggcacgcttaatgcaaaactgccattGTCTTGTCCCTGTTcgggcgccaaaaaggactgtggtgggttgaccctggctgggtgccaggtgcccaccaaagccgctctatcactcccccttcttagctggacaggggggagaaaatataacaaaaggctcgtgggtcaagataaggacagtttaataaagtgaaagcaaaggtcgcgcgcgaaagcaaagaaaaacaaatgatattattctctacttcccatcagcaggcgatgtctggccacttcctgggaagcagggcttcagtacgtgtggtggttgctccggaagacaaaaatgccttcccctccgcctccctttacttagcttttatatctgagctgacgtcatatggtatggaatatctgtttggttagtttaggtcagctagtcctggttatgtcccctcccaagatcttgccctgccccagcctgccattgagggagggggcaaaaatgttggggagacagccttgatgctgtgccagtgctgctcagcagtagccaaaacactggtgtgttatcaacacctctctagctactaatgcagagcacagttctatgagggctgctatggggactattaactccatctcagccagacccaatacagttGGTTTCTCTGTAACAATCTCCCAGCTCCTTCCTGATGGTTGATCCTTGCATGGATTTCATTAAAACCTAGTATACTTCCCTGATGGTTGTATTTCACTCTCCAACTGACTCTccagctgacccaaatgagccaaaggtgtattccataccatattatgtcatgcccagtatataaaccggGGGGATCCAAGCTACCCCCTTCCAGTAGGTATGGCTCATAGTGGGTATTTTGGTACCTGCTACAGAGTTAATGACAGACGAGTGCAAGAAGGGTGCACTTACCATTGGTTTCACAGGCTTATGGGGCTTGGCACAAGGTCCTGCTTTGTTCAGGTCCCGTATAGCTGTATAGGTAGCAGCCATCCCTCCTTCATGTCTTTTCACAGTCACTGGTCTGGGAGATTGTTGCCATTAGCATTGGATACTTGTAAAACACAGTGGAATTCACTTTTCCCAGTCCCAAACTCTACAGTTTATAGAATCCCACTTCCCATGTGTCACCCTCGTTATGTGACGGTACAAGATTGCCTGTAGACTCTTTTACCAGTCTGCACTATTTTGCTGGAGCTGTCCATGAAAAACTGTATACTTCTGATCCATCCCAATTTTATCATGGAAGGGGGCTTCTAGGATGTGGCTGCTTTGGAGTGGGGTCCATATTCCTCCTTAAGTACAGATGCActgtttttcagctggtttttgCACTAACAACAGAGTTAACATCCTGCTGCCCCCCATCTCCTGCATATTTGGTGCTTCTGTTGAGGATATAAAGGTGCACCTTTGCTAGGCAATGGGAGGCAGCCTTGTGTCTTCTTCTCTCCTGTTAACAGAGTCCATGCCACGGCATGTGGGCTGGGTACATTTGCTGCCTGGTCTCCCATCAGGGCTCCTGTCTGTTATAGTGCTTATTAGGGAAATGTGATGCTGAGCCTTTGCCTGAGGAGCTGTTCCTATCTCAGCACCTGACCCAGTGAGAGCCTTTGTGGCTCAGTGGAGGTACCAACCCCCAGCCAGGCACACTCTGTCAGGTATCACCTTTCCCAATGTTTGCAGTTCCTGGGACATTCGTAGGCGTCCTTCTGGAGATGGAGCCCCCTTACCTGCAGGGCCAGGTGTGTGACACTGGTCTGTTACGTGGGTGGGCACTTAGGAGTTAAGTACAGAAAGAAGCATCCTCTTAGGTCTTCATGCAAAGGAAGTGAATCCTCAAAGACTCGATTTTTGGCAcaataactgagaaaaaaaaaatctcaatacTGCAATGTTGTTTACATGTTTAAGAGACAATCATTAATAATATAAGGGCACCAACACACAGGCGCCTGACAGCCTGACCCTCCATTAAATCACTGTATTCGCTAAAGCAGATCACATTGAGGGATTTAGTCCATGGGAAGTTTAAAGatttcaaaatgtgattttattccAAATCATGATGAAAAGCTGCAATCTCAGAATGTTTCAGAAGAACACATCCAATTTCACTCAATTTGAAGTGGTTCATTCTGCTAgtatcaaaacatttcattgaCTTCAACATTTAATTTACTTGAATAATTTATCTCTGGTAGAGTATatatcaaatgaaaaatgaaatagatattttaatttcataaaaaggaaatgcattaaTAACATTTCCCTTGAAAATTAACATAATACTTCTATTCTGATCTATTTCTACTCGATCTAATCAGCATCTTGTGATATGAAATAGTTCCAtgagaaatttttcaaaagctctgaTAGTAATTAACCcctaaaagcattaaaaaaagcaggcatTCAGCCAGGAATAATAGCTCAGCCTGGCACCCCAGGAAATTCCTCCTTCTGTCCTGCCCAAAAACCTTATCAATAGGTGGCTTTGGCAATACTAACCACTGCTGGTGTGAAAAGACAACAATTAACAATTATAATCAcaaaattgctttaaagaaaCCTCGTCCTTTTGCCGCTTTGCTGGGAAGAGCCTGTATAACCTCTCTACAGTAGCTTCATACACCCATTAACTAATATTTGTATCATgacatgcttttctttcccttgatTTTAACAGGGCTCATTCAATATTGAAAGGCGTGCCAGAGTGCTACCAAGCATCAGCAGACACCtacagaaatacatacatatctcatttcttttcccccaaatgaGTTTCCATGATGATCTAAACCATTCCAAATTCTCCCTTATTTCTGAGGGTCCTGGGCGCACTCTCTGAAGTAATGGGCAGGGGAGCTTGCATGTGTCTAACATTTTTTAGCCACGAATGGATAAACTTCCATTAATGACAACTGACATGTGACaaagccttttctctctttcccaaaCAGCTAATATGCCAGAGGATTATCCAGATCAGTTTGATGAGGTAGTGGACTTTATTCAAGCCACCATTAAAAGACTGAGGAGGTCGCCGGATAAACAGACTCCAATTTTTTCTAGGCAGGAGAGAAACCGGCAAAACACAGCCACAAACATAGAGAATTCcagcaaaaagggaaggaggaatcAAAAGGGCAAATATCGAGGATGTGTCttaacagaaatacatttaaatgtgaCTGACTTGGATTTGGGATATGAAACCAAAGAAGAGCTAATTTTCCGGTATTGCAGTGGATCTTGTGATGCAGCCGAGACCACGTAtgacaaaattataaaaaatttaaccagaaagaaaaaactagtCACTGACAAAGTAAGGCAAGCTTGTTGCAGACCCACAGCCTTTGATGATGACCTGTCCTTTTTGGATGATAACCTGGTTTACCacatactgaaaaaacattCCGCAAAAAGGTGTGGATGCGTCTGACTGCTGCATGCTGGAGGCACACATTCCTGCTATGATGCAAAGAGAGGGACCAAGGTTCCTGGGGAAGTGTCTGCTCAGAGTGGAGAAAAGAGGACCAAGAATGCAGAACAAGGGGTTGTGGGAGACTGGGGTGTGGGGTGCGAGGCAGCGTAAGAGGATAGAGGCTTTTGAAGTCCTACgggaaagtaaataaaagctcAGGTGGAGATGCCGATGGCTGGATGGTGTGCACACTCCCTTTCCCATTTGGCGCAGTCCACCATCAGTGAGACTTGGATCCATGAGGAATGTGCTTAAAAACACAACCCTGCTGTACCACACTGTGTTGTAGTTATCCCATCCATGCCAGGAAGCTTAGCTGAGAAGTAGCTTAGGAATACCTTACTCATCCCCTGCGCCCTCAGCTTTACTGAAAGACACATTGTACTATTGCTCATTGAAGGGTGGTTCCTAAGCACTTAGGACAACTTCTAAACTATAAGATTAATCTCGTAAGTAAGATGATATTGGACAAATATCAAAATTCCCAGGCTTAAGTTCTCTAGGGCCAGTATcaatacaaagcaaaacagttccACTTACTGGTTAAGTTTGGTTATTTCCATCTCATGTTTCTTCAAAATGAGTGTAGGATTTCATTCTTCTGCTATCTATGAAAACAAGTTGAGTTTTTAAGCACTTCTTCCTAGTATAGTAAGAGAAATAACAAGCCTGGCCAGcacaaaacatgtttcttttggtttacaAAGGACTAACGTCACTTGTGTAACTACATTTCTCTTTGGTCATTGTGAGTGAGCAGAGACTATTTGATGCAATGCATCCGTTCAGAGACATAAATATACAGAAGATATTTATTGAGCTTAagttattgttatttattacagTTCAGTAATGAGTCTCcttatttattaacatttcttttcaaaggtgCCAAACTAGAAGGTGCTTGGAAGATACAGAGAGACAATTAAGTTGTGAACAACGGTCTATGTTTTTGATTGAAAGTGTTAACTTGAATGCAAAAAATCACTtactttaccttttttcttttaaacaaaatcctgATTATGTTCACAAAATGTTGTGCCAAAGTCTGCAGCCCTTCCTCCTGTTCActaatacttttgaaaattactgCAGT from Aquila chrysaetos chrysaetos chromosome W unlocalized genomic scaffold, bAquChr1.4 W_unloc_3, whole genome shotgun sequence includes these protein-coding regions:
- the LOC121233001 gene encoding glial cell line-derived neurotrophic factor-like isoform X2, with amino-acid sequence MKLWDVVAVCVVLLNTVSTSPLPTANMPEDYPDQFDEVVDFIQATIKRLRRSPDKQTPIFSRQERNRQNTATNIENSSKKGRRNQKGKYRGCVLTEIHLNVTDLDLGYETKEELIFRYCSGSCDAAETTYDKIIKNLTRKKKLVTDKVRQACCRPTAFDDDLSFLDDNLVYHILKKHSAKRCGCV
- the LOC121233001 gene encoding glial cell line-derived neurotrophic factor-like isoform X1, with protein sequence MKLWDVVAVCVVLLNTVSTSPLPTGKMPPKGPPSVVEGPEDDLSPISLLPPYAVQSDSNMPEDYPDQFDEVVDFIQATIKRLRRSPDKQTPIFSRQERNRQNTATNIENSSKKGRRNQKGKYRGCVLTEIHLNVTDLDLGYETKEELIFRYCSGSCDAAETTYDKIIKNLTRKKKLVTDKVRQACCRPTAFDDDLSFLDDNLVYHILKKHSAKRCGCV